One region of Candidatus Rokuibacteriota bacterium genomic DNA includes:
- a CDS encoding hydantoinase/oxoprolinase family protein — MSQYRIGFDVGGTFTDFVLQSPAGDIVTAKRLTTYPDPSDACLAGLDDLLARAGCPWTALGQAVHGTTIGSNLVIERKGRDVALITTRGFRDVLIIGRSKRYQVYDLQIEKPRPLIPRRLIAEVPERVRADGSVLERLDEDEARRVIRCLAARGVRAVAVCLLHAYVNPAHERRLAEIVAAEAPGIAVSLSHEVSPTFREYERTSTTVVNAYIMGAIREYLESLRGEMGRRGYGGRLFIMQSSGGIATAEAMERYPVRMIESGPAAGTLMASAYGELSGHRDLIAFDMGGTTAKLALIHGGRPLVTSLFELHRVGGAAGSGLPMNIQALDLVEIGAGGGSIASARLGVIAVGPESASSTPGPACYARGGTAPTVTDADLVLGYLNPQRFAGGSMTLDVARAREAIEERVARPLGLTLTEAAWGIHLVVNSNMELATRVVSIERGHDPRGLTLVAFGGSGPVHGCRLAQALRIPRVILPAAAGVTAALGLLSAEVKFDVARSYVRRLDAVDPGHLGTIYREMEAQALAVVRESAVEGEVAIQRTADLRYVGQGYEVNVPVPPGPLGQRELARVRRAFDGAYEARYGVAAPGEPVEAVTWKLTALGAGPRLALPRAPRGGGVEAALYGRRPAYFPEKGGYADTPVYDRYRLPAGAEITGPAIVEERESTTVLPPGCGARVDDWGSLQVEVGS, encoded by the coding sequence ATGTCCCAGTACCGCATCGGGTTCGACGTCGGGGGCACCTTCACGGACTTCGTCCTCCAGTCGCCCGCCGGGGACATCGTGACCGCCAAGCGGCTGACGACCTACCCCGATCCCTCTGACGCCTGCCTGGCGGGGCTCGATGACCTGCTGGCGCGCGCCGGGTGCCCGTGGACGGCGCTCGGCCAGGCGGTCCACGGCACCACTATCGGATCCAACCTGGTCATCGAGCGAAAGGGGCGCGACGTGGCGCTGATCACGACGCGGGGCTTCCGTGACGTGCTCATCATCGGGCGCTCGAAACGCTACCAGGTCTACGATCTGCAGATCGAGAAGCCCAGGCCCCTCATCCCGCGCCGGCTCATCGCCGAGGTCCCCGAGCGCGTGCGGGCGGACGGTTCGGTGCTCGAGCGGCTCGACGAGGACGAGGCCCGCCGGGTGATCCGGTGCCTGGCCGCTCGAGGGGTCAGAGCGGTGGCGGTGTGTCTGCTTCACGCCTACGTGAACCCCGCCCACGAGCGGCGCCTCGCCGAGATCGTCGCCGCGGAGGCTCCCGGGATCGCCGTGAGCCTCTCTCACGAGGTCTCGCCGACCTTCAGGGAGTACGAGCGCACCAGCACCACCGTCGTCAACGCCTACATCATGGGCGCCATCCGGGAGTACCTGGAGAGCCTGCGGGGGGAGATGGGACGGCGCGGGTACGGGGGGCGGCTGTTCATCATGCAGTCCTCGGGCGGCATCGCGACCGCCGAGGCCATGGAGCGCTATCCGGTGCGGATGATCGAGTCGGGCCCGGCGGCCGGCACGCTCATGGCCTCCGCCTACGGCGAGCTCTCTGGGCACCGGGATCTCATTGCTTTCGACATGGGCGGGACGACGGCCAAGCTCGCCCTCATCCATGGCGGCCGCCCCCTGGTCACCTCGCTCTTCGAGCTGCACCGGGTGGGCGGGGCGGCTGGCAGCGGGCTCCCCATGAACATCCAGGCGCTGGACCTCGTGGAGATCGGGGCGGGCGGAGGTTCCATCGCCTCGGCGCGGCTCGGGGTGATCGCCGTGGGGCCGGAGAGCGCCTCGTCCACCCCCGGGCCCGCCTGCTACGCGCGCGGGGGGACGGCGCCCACCGTCACCGACGCCGATCTCGTCCTCGGCTATCTCAACCCCCAGCGCTTCGCGGGCGGGAGCATGACGCTCGACGTGGCGCGGGCGCGGGAGGCCATCGAGGAACGCGTCGCGCGCCCGCTGGGGCTCACGCTCACGGAGGCTGCCTGGGGTATCCACCTGGTGGTGAACAGCAACATGGAGCTGGCCACGCGCGTGGTGTCCATCGAGCGGGGCCATGATCCCCGCGGCCTCACGCTGGTGGCCTTCGGCGGCTCCGGGCCCGTGCACGGCTGCCGGCTTGCCCAGGCGCTCAGGATCCCGCGCGTGATCCTGCCCGCGGCAGCGGGCGTGACGGCGGCGCTGGGCCTGCTGTCAGCCGAGGTGAAGTTCGACGTGGCCCGGAGCTACGTGCGGCGGCTCGATGCCGTGGATCCCGGCCATCTCGGCACCATCTACCGCGAGATGGAGGCCCAGGCCCTCGCGGTGGTCCGCGAGTCGGCGGTGGAAGGGGAGGTCGCAATCCAGCGGACGGCCGACCTCCGCTACGTGGGGCAGGGGTACGAGGTCAACGTCCCGGTGCCCCCGGGCCCGCTCGGGCAGCGCGAGCTCGCTCGGGTGCGCCGGGCCTTCGATGGGGCCTACGAAGCGCGCTACGGCGTCGCCGCGCCCGGTGAGCCGGTCGAGGCGGTCACCTGGAAGCTCACCGCGCTCGGGGCAGGGCCGCGCCTGGCCTTGCCGCGCGCTCCCCGCGGCGGGGGGGTGGAGGCGGCACTCTACGGGCGGCGGCCGGCCTATTTCCCGGAGAAGGGCGGCTACGCGGACACGCCGGTGTACGACCGCTACCGGCTTCCGGCCGGCGCCGAGATCACAGGTCCGGCCATCGTGGAAGAGCGGGAGTCCACCACGGTGCTTCCGCCCGGCTGCGGCGCGCGGGTCGACGACTGGGGCAGCCTCCAGGTGGAGGTGGGCTCGTGA
- a CDS encoding hydantoinase B/oxoprolinase family protein gives MTAPVNALTLSVIWGALQSIAVEIGTTVHRTAYSEQAREGQDFSVAVFDPRGRMVAQGPYSPGHMGAMSFAVRNALAAHPVETLRPGDAILLNDPLLGSGHFPDFFITQPAFLDGRLVGFVVNILHHTDVGGQRPGSQGVVGIFDYYQEGLRIPPTRLWSEYRESEAVVGIIAANTRTPEKVLGDLRAQRSALRVGEQRLVELAERYGSETLTSAMEEILSRTEASMRSAIRTIPDGVYEFEDFMDDCGPGTPPLRVAVTVTVSGEEVQVDYTGSAPQTGSGLNSYINYTRSYSYAAIKCLTDPLGPMNEGALRPITVEAPLGSFLNPRPPAGGGPRAVICYRIFEAVIGALAPAVPDRVAAASSHMANPTFGGYDPARERRFVAYELVLGGTGARATKDGVEAMCAAFNASNIPVEAQEQNHPIVVERFELIADSAGPGRFRGGCGIRRDMKFLAEDGKLTNLSERQRFAPWGLFGGESGSLARTVINPGANARVVHGKTSEDFGYGDVISFQLSGSGGYGNPFERDPARVLEDVLDGFVSLDQARTAYGVVIDPATMTVNTKATEVLRHE, from the coding sequence GTGACGGCACCGGTGAACGCGCTGACGCTGTCGGTGATCTGGGGGGCGCTGCAGTCCATCGCCGTCGAGATCGGCACCACCGTGCACAGGACGGCGTACTCCGAGCAGGCGCGCGAGGGGCAGGACTTCTCGGTCGCCGTCTTCGATCCCCGGGGCCGGATGGTCGCGCAGGGTCCGTACAGCCCCGGGCACATGGGCGCCATGTCCTTCGCCGTGAGGAACGCCCTGGCCGCTCACCCGGTGGAGACGCTCCGGCCCGGCGATGCCATCCTCCTCAACGATCCCCTTCTCGGCTCCGGCCATTTCCCCGACTTCTTCATCACGCAGCCGGCCTTCCTGGACGGGCGGCTCGTCGGCTTCGTCGTCAACATCCTCCACCACACCGACGTGGGCGGCCAGCGGCCCGGCAGCCAGGGCGTCGTGGGGATCTTCGACTACTACCAGGAGGGTTTACGGATCCCGCCCACGAGGCTCTGGAGCGAGTACCGGGAGAGCGAAGCCGTGGTGGGGATCATCGCCGCGAACACGCGCACCCCCGAGAAGGTGCTGGGCGACCTCCGCGCCCAGCGGAGCGCGCTCCGGGTCGGCGAGCAGCGCCTCGTGGAGCTGGCCGAGCGCTACGGGTCGGAGACGCTCACCTCCGCCATGGAGGAGATTCTGAGCCGAACAGAGGCAAGTATGCGATCTGCGATCCGAACAATCCCAGATGGCGTCTACGAGTTTGAGGACTTCATGGACGACTGCGGACCGGGCACCCCGCCGCTCCGGGTGGCCGTGACGGTCACGGTCAGTGGCGAGGAGGTGCAGGTGGACTACACGGGCTCGGCCCCCCAGACGGGCTCCGGGCTCAACTCCTACATCAACTACACCCGCTCCTACTCCTACGCGGCCATCAAGTGCCTCACCGATCCGCTGGGCCCCATGAACGAGGGCGCGCTCCGGCCCATCACCGTCGAGGCGCCACTCGGCTCGTTCCTGAATCCCCGCCCACCTGCAGGCGGCGGGCCGCGGGCCGTCATCTGCTACCGGATCTTCGAGGCGGTGATCGGGGCCCTGGCCCCGGCGGTGCCCGACCGGGTCGCCGCGGCCTCCTCGCACATGGCCAACCCGACCTTTGGCGGCTACGACCCGGCGCGAGAGCGGCGCTTCGTCGCCTACGAGCTGGTCCTGGGGGGCACCGGCGCCCGGGCGACGAAGGACGGGGTGGAAGCGATGTGCGCGGCCTTCAACGCCTCCAACATCCCGGTGGAGGCGCAGGAGCAGAACCATCCCATCGTCGTGGAGCGCTTCGAGCTCATTGCCGACTCGGCGGGTCCGGGCAGATTCCGCGGCGGCTGCGGCATCAGGCGCGACATGAAGTTCCTGGCCGAGGACGGCAAGCTGACGAACCTCTCCGAGCGGCAGCGCTTCGCGCCGTGGGGGTTGTTCGGTGGGGAGAGCGGGAGCCTCGCCCGGACCGTGATCAACCCGGGCGCAAACGCCCGCGTGGTGCACGGGAAGACCTCGGAGGACTTCGGCTACGGCGACGTGATCTCGTTCCAGCTCTCGGGGTCAGGGGGCTACGGCAACCCCTT